One Leptolyngbya sp. SIO1E4 genomic window, AAGACAGTCGATTATTTCAAAATGGCGATTCCCCAGTTTCAAGAAAACCTTGGCCCTAAAACACGGGAATATGCCCTCAAAGATGCCATGATTGCGGCCACCCACACGGCCCTGGCAGCTCAGGCAATGGGGCTGTCTTCCTGCTTTATGAATGGCTGGCAAGAGGACAAAGTGAAAGCCGTCATTGGTGCAGCCGATCAGCCTGAAATCTGTATTGCCCTGCTGTTGCCCGTTGGCTATGCAGCAGAACCCCGCAAAGACCCTGGTCGTTTGCCATTGTCCACAAACGTCTTTGTCGATCGCTTAGGGAACAGTTTTGGGGGCAGTGCAGACGCTACCGCTTGAGTAGGCTTAAAAACTTACTTCAGCCAAGAGTGTTCCGACTTGGCTGAAAATATCTGAATGCCCGCTCGCAACAATTTTA contains:
- a CDS encoding nitroreductase family protein, with product MTGSLSMPLDTFTAIQTRRSIKQFKDDPIPADMLRQLIELTVAAPSSYNLQDWRIVLVQSVEQKQALAEAAFGQPQVLQAPVTFVFAANAQAWKDEGILGQIYQTGLESGAWPQKTVDYFKMAIPQFQENLGPKTREYALKDAMIAATHTALAAQAMGLSSCFMNGWQEDKVKAVIGAADQPEICIALLLPVGYAAEPRKDPGRLPLSTNVFVDRLGNSFGGSADATA